The following DNA comes from Musa acuminata AAA Group cultivar baxijiao chromosome BXJ1-4, Cavendish_Baxijiao_AAA, whole genome shotgun sequence.
CCTGCTATATTGGTATAGACTTCATGCTGAATCCAAGAGAGGGTAGATAGATTACTCTGAGTTGTAGTTGTGGAGCTCAATGATCTTGAGAGAAAGAACTAGGTCAGTGCAACTTGGAAAGGGAAGGAAGGAAGTCATGATGCAGACATGGTGCATGTCAGAGGACATTGTAGCTTTACAAGGCTTGCAGTTGAAGCAGTCTACACCATGCTGAACTCCATGGAATGATAAATTATGGCCTTTCCCTACTATATAATGCACAGACTTGCAACTGGCAGATCTGTGAGAGGCAATGACTACTTCTTTTCACCTCCTATGGGGCCTCTTCCTCTGTCATTGGCTTTATTGCAGTCACTGCTTGCCCACAGGCCATGTAACCTTATCTCCCAATAGAGCCCCAGTCTTCTCCGTTCCCCACCAAATAATGCTAACATATAAGGTGGTCTTTTTGTTCCTGTGTTGCAGGTGCACATAGTCTACCTGGGCCACAGCCATGGCCAAGATCCTCTCCTCACCACCAAGCTCCATGTCAAACTTCTCTCCAGTGTCTTCTCCAGGCAATCAATCAAATCCCACCTCTTCTATCTTACCTTTTCTTGCCTCCACTGTGTTCAACATAATTACAGCTGCTGTCTTTGTTCTTCTGGCAATTTGATTTCAGGCAAGAAGAAGCAGAGGAAGCCATGGTGTACAGCTACAGGCATGGCTTCTCTGGTTTTGCAGCGATGCTCAACTCAACACAAGCCTCCACCTTGGCGAGTGAGCACATCAACAATCCCATCCAAACTCTGAATCATCATCCTCCATTGCTCAATGCACTAACGGGAACAGCACTTGCAGGTTTCCAAGGGGTGATATCTGTGTTCAGGAGCAAGTTGCTGCAGCTGCACACGACGAGGAGCTGGGATTTCATGGGTCTCAGCTTGAACATTCAGCAAAGGATTCCATGGCAGTTGGATTACGGCGATGACATCGTAGTTGGCATCTTCGATACTGGTATCTCGTGCTTGCATCTTATCCACACTCTCTGATCTGTAGTGTCCTAACCTTTCTTCTTCATGTTGAGGCATATGGCCTGAATCCGAATCCTTCAAGGAGGAGCCCGGAATGCCGCCGGTGCCGCAGTCATGGCGCGGCACCTGCGTAAAGGGCGACAAATTTGAACCGAAGAAGGCATGCAATCGTAAGCTTGTCGGTGCCAGATACTACCTCAATGGCTTCGAGCGTGAGTTCGGGCCGCTGGACACAAGTGGGGACGGCGAGTACCGGTCTCCGCGAGACCGTATCGGGCACGGGACGCACACGGCGTCCACCGCTGCCGGCTCCACTGCCGCGAACGCCAGCTACTTCGGCCTGGGCCTCGGCGCTGCACGGGGCGGCGCACCCCGGGCACGGCTTGCAGTGTACAAGGTGTGCTGGTTCAAGGACTTTGACGGCAAGTGCACCGAGGCGGACGTGTTGGCAGCCTTCGACGACGCTCTGTGCGACGGAGTTAGTGTGATCTCAGCATCGCTGGGTTCTTCGCCGCCATTGATGCGATTCTTTCGGACGAGCACAGACATCGGGTCGTTCCACGCAGCGCAGGTGGGAGTCACGGTGGTCTTCTCCGCCGGGAACGATGGCCCGGAGCCATCACTCGTGCAGAATGTGTCGCCATGGAGCATCTGCGTCGCCGCTGGAACCATGGATCGAACGTTTCCAACACAGATCCTTCTGGGGAACAACCTCTCCTTCATGGTAACTTAATTAGCTTCATGTTTGATGCATGTGTGTTCTAGTAACATCAATCAACCTGCCTTGCTGCTGCAGGATGAGGTTGCGTTACAATGCATAAATTTCATCTGCCATATGTTTCCTAAACAATGTTGAATatgattacatgatatttttctgaTGATCTCGGATTATAATATACTTCATGCTATCTGTAATTAGTCGTAATATGTTTCTGAAATTTAGTTCTGTTCTTGCTAATTTCCTGTTTCTTTGAACAGGGTGAAGGCTTTGTCAGAAAGGAAATGAAGATGAAGTTAGTCGACAGTATCAAATTCTTTGATGAAgggtgatctctctctctctctctctctctctctctctctcacacacacacacacacacacacacacaaccaaGCTAATTAAGCTAACATATATCGCTCTTCTTTATGCTGTAAGATCATGTTCCTTTGACAAATGGAACCACAAGCTTGCCACAGGGAAGATTGTTCTTTGCTTCTCCTCAATAGGGCAGGTGTCCAGCACAACCGCAGCCCTATCGGTCTTGACAGCCAATGGATCTGGCATCATCTTTGCCCAGACCACAACGGAGCAAGCAGCTACAGATGACTACCTTCCATCTGTTCAAGTTGATCTCAGTCAAGCTACTCAAATCCTCTACTACATACAGTCATCCAAGTAAGTTCATCTTCATGCACATATTAGATAGATTGCTCCTTTGCGACTTGACATATTGTGTGAATCTACACTGCAGGGATCCCACAGTACGTGTTCTTCCCAGCAGAACAAGTATCGGCTGCTCACCGGCTCCTTCTGTTGCATACTTCTCATCGAGAGGACCAAATTCTGCCACTCCAAACATCCTCAAGGTAAGATTTCGATTATCCTCAGTTCAACATGCGTGTAGAACCCTAAACCACAGGCATTGGATGTCACTCCTTGATGAGTGCCATGCATGCTAAGCTTCTTCTCTCTGTGACTTGATGCTGCAGCCTGACATCACTGCTCCTGGGGTGAATGTACTAGCGGCGTGGTCTCCGAAATCTTCACCCACTCTGCTGCCATTCGATGAGCGATCTGTGAAGTGGAACTTCAACTCCGGGACTTCCATGTCGTGCCCCCACGTCTCAGGCATTGCAGCCCTCATCAAGTCGGTTCACCCCACCTGGTCCCCTGCAATGATCAAGTCCGCTTTGATGACCACAGGTGGATGCATCGATTGATCTCCGGACGCAAGAAGGAGGAACCTAATCATGCTTTTGATCTGCCATGCAGCTTATGCGAGGGATACGAGCTCAGATAGTATATTAGCAGGAGGAACTCTGAAGCCGACGGATGCCTTCGACATGGGCGCGGGGCACGTAGATCCCCTGAGGGCATTGGATCCAGGGCTGGTGTACGACATGGGAGCTCGAGACTACGTCGTCTTCCTCTGCAGCTTAGGGTACACGCAGGCGCAGATAAAATCCATGCTCCTCCCGTCGCCCGGCGTCGACACCAGCTGCGGCGGCGACGAGTCGGATCTCGACCTGAACTACCCGGCCATCACGGTGTCGGATCTCAGCTGCTCCACGACGATACGTCGAACGCTTCGCAACGTGGGTAGGATTAAGAACGCAGTCTACTTCGCGAGCGTCAGGAGTCCTCAGGGAGTGCATGCCGTGGTGTGGCCGAGGCTCCTGCTGTTctcgaggagga
Coding sequences within:
- the LOC135581861 gene encoding subtilisin-like protease SBT3.18, whose amino-acid sequence is MTTSFHLLWGLFLCHWLYCSHCLPTGHVHIVYLGHSHGQDPLLTTKLHVKLLSSVFSRQEEAEEAMVYSYRHGFSGFAAMLNSTQASTLASFQGVISVFRSKLLQLHTTRSWDFMGLSLNIQQRIPWQLDYGDDIVVGIFDTGIWPESESFKEEPGMPPVPQSWRGTCVKGDKFEPKKACNRKLVGARYYLNGFEREFGPLDTSGDGEYRSPRDRIGHGTHTASTAAGSTAANASYFGLGLGAARGGAPRARLAVYKVCWFKDFDGKCTEADVLAAFDDALCDGVSVISASLGSSPPLMRFFRTSTDIGSFHAAQVGVTVVFSAGNDGPEPSLVQNVSPWSICVAAGTMDRTFPTQILLGNNLSFMGEGFVRKEMKMKLVDSIKFFDEGSCSFDKWNHKLATGKIVLCFSSIGQVSSTTAALSVLTANGSGIIFAQTTTEQAATDDYLPSVQVDLSQATQILYYIQSSKDPTVRVLPSRTSIGCSPAPSVAYFSSRGPNSATPNILKPDITAPGVNVLAAWSPKSSPTLLPFDERSVKWNFNSGTSMSCPHVSGIAALIKSVHPTWSPAMIKSALMTTAYARDTSSDSILAGGTLKPTDAFDMGAGHVDPLRALDPGLVYDMGARDYVVFLCSLGYTQAQIKSMLLPSPGVDTSCGGDESDLDLNYPAITVSDLSCSTTIRRTLRNVGRIKNAVYFASVRSPQGVHAVVWPRLLLFSRRKERITYYVTMIPLKRSQGRYDFGEIVWCDGHHRVRTPLIVHVNTTKDGGSSSSSSSSLGGLQVA